From Cricetulus griseus strain 17A/GY chromosome 1 unlocalized genomic scaffold, alternate assembly CriGri-PICRH-1.0 chr1_0, whole genome shotgun sequence, a single genomic window includes:
- the LOC103161518 gene encoding HLA class II histocompatibility antigen, DO beta chain — MGAGRAPWVVALLVNLMRPDSFMSEGRGPPEDFVIQAKADCYFTNGTEKVRFVVRFIFNLEEYLHFDSDLGVFVALTELGEPDAEQWNKRWDLLEQSRASVNLVCRQNYKLGAPFTVEREVPPEVTVFPERTPLLQQHNLLFCSVTGFYPGDIKVRWFRNGQEERSGVMSTGLVRNGDWTFQMTVMLEMTPELGDTYSCLVEHPSLESPVSVEWMAQSEYSWKKILSGGVAFLLGLIVFLVGVVIHLKARKASVETQSVHEVSRAFPHHPQ; from the exons atgggtgctgggagggCCCCATGGGTGGTGGCTCTTCTAGTGAACCTCATGAGGCCAGATTCCTTCATGTCTGAAGGCAGAGGCCCCCCAG AGGATTTTGTGATCCAGGCAAAGGCGGACTGTTACTTCACCAACGGCACAGAAAAGGTGCGCTTTGTGGTCAGGTTCATCTTCAACCTGGAGGAGTACTTACATTTTGACAGTGACCTGGGGGTGTTTGTGGCGCTGACGGAGCTAGGGGAGCCTGATGCTGAGCAGTGGAACAAACGCTGGGACCTCCTGGAGCAGAGCCGAGCCTCTGTGAACTTGGTCTGCAGGCAGAACTACAAGCTGGGGGCCCCTTTCACCGTGGAGAGAGAGG TGCCACCAGAGGTGACAGTGTTCCCAGAGAGGACCCCGTTGCTGCAGCAACACAACCTGCTGTTCTGCTCTGTGACAGGCTTCTACCCCGGGGACATAAAAGTTAGGTGGTTTCGGAATGGACAGGAGGAGAGGTCTGGGGTCATGTCCACCGGCCTTGTCAGGAACGGAGACTGGACCTTCCAGATGACAGTAATGTTGGAAATGACCCCAGAGCTTGGTGACACCTACAGCTGCCTCGTGGAGCACCCCAGCCTCGAGAGCCCTGTTTCTGTGGAGTGGA TGGCTCAGTCTGAATATTCGTGGAAAAAGATTTTGAGTGGAGGTGTAGCATTCCTGCTTGGACTAATTGTCTTCCTGGTAGGCGTGGTTATCCACCTCAAGGCTCGGAAAG CATCTGTGGAGACCCAGTCAGTCCATGAG GTCTCAAGAGCTTTTCCACATCATCCCCAGTAA